In Bacteroidia bacterium, one genomic interval encodes:
- a CDS encoding TonB-dependent receptor yields the protein MCVLLSANAQQYKVIGKVTDESSGLPGVAIYTDENHATTTDVDGNFQLPLEKGSWVLKMRLLGYENYERAIQVDTTIENLHVKLIPLRKQLQSVVVSAGKFEQKQEEVTVSMETIKPKSFETTGDNNVETALEHVTGLNVNDGQANIRGGSGFSYGAGSRVLVLVDDMPMLSADANDAKWSFLPIENLEQIEIIKGASSALYGSSAMNGVINFRTGYAKSEPITKIVQYNGIYDSPRRKEIKWWGKATQMLSGANMFHSQKFGQWDFVAGGHYLLDEGFRKGETEKRARININTRYKFPKIEGLAVGVNANYMESFGGLFIIWNDDTTGAYIPSGGVDDSTSTLSNYHTVRYNIDPFITYHHKKGFSAKWRSRYFRTLNYNDTDQEAFADLYYSEVQLQQRFEKWNLVLTGGGVVTDGGVRSDLYGSRKTYNKALYAQADKKFFDRLNLSLGWRWEQFRFRYSKAESKPVVRAGVNLRLLRATYLRSSYGQGYRFPSIAEKYVKTRVGSIVIYPNDSIFSESGWSAEIGLRQLFAVGKQFSGYVDASVFRSEYKNMLEFAFGSYGDPFKDPLFGLGFKSLNIGNTRIDGMEFELGVQATILKKINLQLGGGYTYIDPELTDFDSLKASTGTVSFNFLKYRYRNLFKGYGSVGYGKISLAVNCRYNSFMENIDVVFNELLPGVKRYRAEHDKGDWIYDANLSYKLNPQMAFSVIARNLFNHEYSGIPSQLEAPRMWLFQIIITP from the coding sequence ATGTGTGTATTACTTTCCGCTAATGCACAGCAGTATAAAGTTATTGGGAAGGTTACCGATGAAAGCAGTGGATTGCCGGGCGTTGCCATTTATACTGATGAGAATCATGCAACCACTACTGATGTTGATGGTAATTTTCAACTACCATTAGAAAAAGGAAGTTGGGTGCTGAAAATGAGGCTGCTGGGATATGAAAATTATGAGAGGGCTATTCAGGTTGATACAACCATTGAAAACCTGCATGTAAAGCTAATTCCATTAAGAAAGCAACTGCAGTCGGTGGTAGTCAGTGCCGGAAAGTTTGAACAAAAACAAGAAGAGGTTACGGTATCTATGGAGACCATTAAACCTAAGAGTTTTGAAACAACCGGTGACAACAATGTAGAAACTGCCTTGGAACATGTGACAGGGTTGAATGTAAATGACGGGCAAGCAAATATTCGTGGAGGGAGCGGATTTAGTTATGGTGCCGGCAGCAGGGTGTTGGTGCTGGTTGATGATATGCCCATGTTGAGTGCCGATGCCAACGATGCCAAATGGAGTTTTCTGCCAATAGAAAATCTGGAGCAGATAGAAATTATTAAAGGGGCATCTTCGGCACTTTATGGTTCTTCTGCTATGAATGGCGTCATAAACTTCAGGACGGGATATGCTAAATCGGAACCAATAACAAAAATTGTTCAATATAATGGAATTTATGACTCTCCTCGAAGAAAAGAGATAAAGTGGTGGGGAAAAGCCACGCAAATGCTCAGTGGAGCAAATATGTTTCATTCACAAAAGTTTGGTCAGTGGGATTTTGTTGCCGGAGGACATTACCTGCTGGATGAAGGATTCAGAAAGGGAGAAACAGAAAAAAGAGCGAGAATTAATATCAATACCCGTTACAAATTTCCAAAAATTGAAGGGCTTGCTGTTGGCGTTAATGCCAATTATATGGAGTCTTTCGGAGGTTTGTTTATTATCTGGAATGATGATACTACAGGAGCCTATATTCCCAGTGGTGGTGTTGATGACTCCACTTCTACACTGAGCAATTACCATACAGTACGCTACAACATTGATCCATTTATCACTTACCATCATAAAAAAGGTTTTAGTGCAAAGTGGCGTTCACGTTATTTCAGAACATTAAATTATAATGATACCGATCAGGAAGCATTTGCCGATTTGTATTATTCTGAAGTACAATTACAGCAGCGTTTTGAGAAATGGAATCTGGTGCTTACCGGTGGAGGTGTAGTTACTGATGGTGGTGTGCGTAGTGACCTATATGGAAGCAGAAAAACATATAACAAAGCATTATATGCACAAGCCGATAAAAAGTTTTTTGACAGATTAAATCTTTCATTAGGCTGGCGATGGGAGCAGTTTCGTTTCCGTTACAGCAAAGCCGAATCCAAGCCTGTAGTCAGAGCCGGTGTAAACTTACGTTTATTACGTGCCACGTATTTGCGCAGTAGTTATGGACAAGGATACAGATTCCCATCCATTGCGGAAAAGTATGTTAAAACCAGAGTCGGATCAATTGTAATTTATCCAAACGATTCAATATTTTCTGAAAGCGGATGGAGTGCCGAGATAGGGTTGAGGCAGTTATTTGCTGTCGGCAAACAATTTTCAGGATATGTAGATGCATCGGTTTTTAGAAGTGAGTATAAGAACATGCTTGAGTTTGCTTTCGGAAGTTATGGAGATCCATTCAAAGATCCACTTTTTGGACTTGGATTTAAATCATTGAACATTGGTAATACACGTATAGATGGAATGGAGTTTGAACTTGGTGTGCAGGCAACAATTCTTAAAAAAATCAATCTTCAACTGGGTGGTGGCTACACCTATATTGATCCAGAATTAACTGACTTTGACTCATTGAAGGCATCAACAGGTACAGTGTCTTTTAACTTTCTTAAGTATCGGTACAGAAATTTGTTTAAGGGTTATGGAAGTGTAGGTTATGGAAAAATTTCATTAGCGGTGAATTGCCGATACAATAGTTTTATGGAAAATATTGATGTTGTATTTAATGAATTGCTTCCGGGGGTTAAAAGATATCGTGCCGAACACGATAAAGGTGATTGGATTTATGATGCAAACCTAAGTTATAAACTCAATCCTCAAATGGCGTTTTCTGTTATTGCAAGAAACTTGTTCAATCACGAGTACTCCGGAATACCATCACAGCTTGAAGCACCACGAATGTGGCTTTTTCAAATCATTATTACACCTTAA
- a CDS encoding superoxide dismutase yields the protein MSFQLPPLPYAPDALEPHIDTRTMEIHHGKHHQAYVTNLNNAITGTDAEKMSIDDICKNISKFSMAVRNNGGGHYNHSLFWTIMAPNAGGAPKGKLAEAINSAFGSFDEFKTKFNQAAATRFGSGWAWLIKNAAGKLEVCSTPNQDNPLMDIAEVKGTPLLGIDVWEHAYYLHYQNRRPDYCSAFWNVVNWDEVTKRFEK from the coding sequence ATGTCTTTTCAACTCCCTCCACTACCATACGCACCCGATGCGTTAGAGCCACATATTGATACACGCACCATGGAAATACACCATGGCAAGCACCATCAGGCGTATGTAACTAACCTTAATAATGCCATTACCGGTACCGATGCGGAAAAAATGAGTATTGATGATATTTGTAAAAATATTTCAAAATTTTCAATGGCAGTCCGCAACAATGGTGGCGGACATTACAACCACTCACTGTTTTGGACCATTATGGCTCCCAATGCAGGTGGTGCACCAAAAGGTAAATTAGCCGAGGCAATTAATAGTGCTTTTGGCTCGTTTGACGAATTTAAAACTAAATTTAATCAGGCTGCAGCAACACGTTTTGGCTCTGGTTGGGCATGGTTAATAAAAAATGCCGCTGGCAAACTTGAAGTTTGTTCTACACCCAATCAGGATAATCCACTTATGGACATTGCTGAAGTAAAAGGTACACCTTTATTGGGTATTGATGTTTGGGAACATGCCTACTATCTGCACTACCAAAACCGCAGACCAGATTATTGTTCTGCTTTTTGGAATGTGGTTAACTGGGATGAAGTGACAAAACGCTTCGAGAAATAA
- a CDS encoding AsmA-like C-terminal region-containing protein produces the protein MNKYLRYFVFLLLTCLALLLITMGLSVLLQDKIKQSVIEEINNTLNTPVTVSEIDFSLLRFFPNASLTLKNVVIKGNPLKDAERHLLKAGKIDLVLSISSLFSSTTQLKKIEITDAELNILTNEKGQKNDQIFKQGDSNNTFAADFKKVYLTNVNLLIENKSSDFILQTHLNTGLATGNFKNKTFELKTEADLFAEVIRHENISYIKQKPILLNGVISVDLRNEIYAFNDLKIQLANLNIKAKGKIEKRNETFLDLNFTSTKANAAALLSILPSNWVAPQILNYRYHGNINFDTHIYGIASSKQSPTIEINFGTDKTDIIPDNENYALKNVALKGFYSNRKSGKNISVLSLKNILANIEGKQIKGEVYLENLKNPYFNIQLDADVSLASLSRYLPADFTEEQQGSISLHGKINGQADKKETYRSNGTLTLNNLKFKLKKRNITVNSISGKIYFNNADVKVESLKILAGQSDVIINANILNFYNYIFRDNQIITINGIIESHFLDAGELLAGNQSSDTSDFDLPAYLNLNASLSADEVKFRKFNAKNLTGNIALQDKILNTKQLSFNAMEGHITLDGIINTNFKDEVHISSDAKIESINIEKLFYETGNFGQQLLTDKNIRGMLTASVQLATYWTKQLDVKPSRTIASADLTINNGALIDFKPMLKLSRFVKGSDLQNVRFSKLQNTIRINEQKIFIPTMDIRSTAMNMTISGTHSFDNFVDYKIQMKLSQLLGKKVRQLNTEFGTIEDDGSGGLNLFLTMKGPLDNPKFSYDRKGVEKKITESVKTGKDDFLKILKEEITGKKTTPEPPPQKKKELEIDYDN, from the coding sequence ATGAATAAGTATCTGCGTTACTTTGTTTTTTTACTGCTGACATGCTTGGCGCTACTACTCATAACAATGGGGCTTTCTGTCTTATTACAGGATAAAATCAAACAATCTGTAATAGAAGAAATAAATAATACCCTCAACACACCTGTAACCGTTAGTGAAATTGATTTTTCTTTACTTCGTTTTTTCCCAAATGCTTCGCTTACACTTAAAAATGTTGTCATAAAAGGCAATCCCTTGAAAGATGCTGAACGTCATCTGTTAAAAGCAGGTAAAATTGATCTGGTATTAAGTATTTCAAGTCTTTTTTCTTCAACCACACAATTAAAAAAAATTGAAATCACCGATGCTGAATTAAATATACTTACCAATGAAAAAGGCCAAAAAAACGATCAGATTTTTAAACAAGGAGACTCCAATAACACTTTTGCTGCTGATTTTAAAAAAGTCTATCTAACAAATGTTAATCTTCTTATTGAAAATAAATCGTCAGATTTTATTTTACAAACTCATCTAAATACAGGTCTTGCTACAGGCAATTTTAAGAACAAAACCTTTGAGCTTAAAACAGAGGCCGACTTGTTTGCTGAAGTTATTCGGCATGAAAACATTTCTTACATCAAGCAAAAGCCCATTCTACTTAATGGAGTGATTTCGGTTGACCTACGTAATGAAATTTATGCCTTTAATGATTTAAAAATTCAACTTGCCAATTTAAACATAAAAGCCAAAGGAAAAATTGAAAAAAGAAATGAAACTTTTCTCGATCTTAACTTTACTTCCACAAAGGCAAATGCAGCAGCGTTACTTTCCATTTTACCCTCTAATTGGGTTGCACCACAAATTTTAAATTACCGATATCATGGAAACATAAATTTTGATACGCATATCTATGGCATTGCATCATCAAAACAATCGCCAACCATTGAAATTAATTTCGGCACCGACAAAACAGATATTATTCCTGACAATGAAAATTATGCATTGAAGAATGTTGCTTTAAAAGGATTTTATTCTAATCGTAAATCAGGAAAGAATATCAGTGTTTTGAGTCTTAAAAATATTCTGGCCAATATTGAAGGAAAGCAAATTAAAGGTGAAGTGTATCTCGAAAATCTTAAAAATCCATATTTCAACATACAGTTAGATGCAGACGTTAGTCTTGCAAGTTTAAGTCGTTATTTGCCCGCTGACTTTACGGAAGAGCAACAAGGCTCTATCTCACTTCATGGGAAGATAAATGGACAAGCCGATAAGAAAGAAACTTATAGGTCAAATGGGACACTCACATTAAACAATCTGAAATTTAAACTTAAAAAAAGAAACATTACAGTTAATAGCATTAGTGGTAAAATTTATTTTAATAATGCAGATGTAAAAGTTGAATCTCTAAAAATTCTTGCGGGACAAAGCGATGTTATCATCAATGCTAACATACTTAATTTCTATAACTACATTTTTCGCGATAACCAAATCATTACCATTAACGGAATTATTGAAAGTCATTTTTTAGATGCCGGTGAATTGTTGGCAGGAAACCAATCTTCCGACACTTCTGATTTTGATTTGCCAGCATATCTCAATCTGAATGCATCATTAAGTGCCGATGAGGTAAAATTCAGAAAATTCAATGCTAAAAACCTTACAGGAAACATAGCATTACAAGATAAAATTTTAAATACAAAACAACTTTCCTTTAATGCCATGGAGGGTCATATAACACTTGATGGTATTATTAACACCAATTTTAAAGACGAAGTTCACATTTCAAGTGATGCCAAAATTGAATCCATAAATATTGAAAAGCTCTTTTATGAAACCGGCAATTTCGGACAACAACTGTTAACTGATAAAAATATCAGAGGAATGTTAACTGCCTCCGTACAACTTGCTACCTATTGGACAAAGCAACTTGACGTGAAGCCCAGCCGCACAATTGCATCTGCAGACCTAACTATTAATAACGGTGCTCTTATTGATTTTAAGCCAATGCTCAAACTTTCGCGTTTTGTCAAAGGCAGCGACCTTCAAAATGTACGCTTCAGCAAACTTCAAAATACGATTCGCATTAATGAGCAAAAAATATTTATCCCCACAATGGATATTCGCTCCACTGCCATGAACATGACCATAAGTGGCACCCATAGTTTTGACAATTTTGTTGACTATAAAATACAAATGAAGCTTTCGCAACTGCTCGGCAAAAAAGTGCGGCAACTAAACACTGAATTTGGCACCATTGAAGATGACGGTAGCGGTGGACTGAATCTTTTTCTGACAATGAAAGGACCGTTGGATAACCCCAAGTTCAGCTATGACAGAAAAGGGGTTGAAAAAAAGATTACTGAATCTGTAAAAACCGGCAAGGATGATTTTCTGAAAATTCTGAAAGAAGAAATAACCGGTAAAAAAACCACCCCTGAGCCGCCACCTCAAAAAAAGAAAGAGCTGGAGATTGATTACGACAACTAG
- a CDS encoding response regulator transcription factor, with protein sequence MAKKKNQICDVNKTLTDKKLKVIIVDDNKNIRESVSLLLQDTPSLQLVAAYDSGVECIKHLEEIMPDIILMDIDMPKMSGIETVKIIRNSFPGLPILMLTGFEDDDKVFDSICAGANGYILKNASMDLLINQIHEAYLGGAPMTPVIARKVLNMFSASFVNHQENENYNLSKREKEVLELLVNGKSYKVIATELAISYETVHSHIKKIYHKLHVSSIGEAVSKTIKQKILGK encoded by the coding sequence ATGGCTAAAAAAAAGAATCAGATTTGTGATGTGAATAAAACATTAACCGACAAGAAACTGAAAGTTATCATTGTTGATGACAATAAAAATATTCGTGAATCTGTATCACTGCTTTTACAGGACACCCCCTCGTTACAATTAGTGGCTGCCTACGACTCTGGAGTGGAATGCATTAAACATCTTGAAGAAATTATGCCTGATATTATTCTGATGGATATTGATATGCCTAAAATGTCCGGTATTGAAACTGTAAAAATAATCCGTAACTCTTTCCCCGGATTACCCATTCTGATGCTAACCGGGTTTGAAGATGATGACAAGGTTTTTGATTCGATTTGTGCTGGTGCTAATGGTTATATTCTAAAAAATGCCAGTATGGATTTGCTCATCAATCAAATCCATGAAGCCTATTTAGGTGGGGCGCCCATGACTCCTGTTATAGCCAGAAAAGTATTAAACATGTTTTCAGCCTCTTTTGTCAATCATCAGGAAAATGAAAACTATAACCTAAGTAAACGCGAAAAAGAAGTATTGGAGCTATTGGTCAATGGCAAATCCTACAAAGTGATTGCAACTGAATTAGCAATTAGTTATGAGACTGTTCACAGCCATATTAAGAAAATATATCACAAGCTGCATGTCAGTTCTATTGGTGAAGCCGTTTCAAAGACTATAAAACAAAAAATACTTGGCAAATAG
- the dprA gene encoding DNA-processing protein DprA: MENKLTTENLVYQIALSLLPGVGDVIAKNLVGYCGGAEAVFNEKQQALLKIPNVGQVVAEKIKKGKVEALKKAEGEICFIEKNKIKPLFFTSDDYPKRLKSCNDSPILLYVKGNANLNPIKCIAFVGTRNATDYGKMVTENLIGEMAALKGIMTISGLAYGIDIAAHKASLKNNIPTTGVVAHGLDTIYPSEHRSTAEKMQTTGAVVSEFMSKTRADKENFPRRNRIIAGMADAVIVVESGTKGGSLITAELANSYNRDVFAIPGNIDKEYSKGCNALIRNNKANLIQSLADIEYLMGWDKEEHKSIPKQAKLFEELSADEQLLVDFLKENSKADIDSICFRSGIKLNKIPSLLLNLELKGVIKNYPGKVYDLI, translated from the coding sequence ATGGAAAATAAATTAACAACAGAAAATTTAGTCTATCAAATTGCCTTGTCTTTGTTGCCCGGTGTGGGTGATGTCATTGCAAAAAATCTTGTAGGATATTGCGGAGGTGCTGAAGCTGTTTTTAACGAAAAGCAACAAGCTTTGCTTAAAATACCGAATGTAGGGCAGGTTGTTGCAGAAAAAATAAAAAAAGGAAAAGTAGAAGCACTGAAAAAAGCAGAAGGAGAAATATGTTTCATTGAAAAAAATAAAATCAAACCCCTATTTTTCACCTCTGATGATTATCCAAAAAGACTGAAGTCATGTAATGATTCGCCAATATTACTTTATGTTAAAGGCAATGCAAACCTCAACCCTATAAAATGTATTGCATTTGTCGGCACCAGAAATGCTACAGACTATGGCAAAATGGTTACAGAAAATCTGATTGGTGAAATGGCAGCGCTAAAAGGCATTATGACTATTAGTGGATTGGCTTATGGTATTGATATTGCAGCACACAAAGCAAGCCTGAAAAACAATATACCTACAACGGGAGTGGTAGCTCATGGACTGGACACCATTTACCCATCAGAACATAGATCAACAGCAGAAAAAATGCAGACTACTGGTGCTGTGGTGAGTGAGTTTATGAGTAAAACCAGAGCAGATAAAGAAAATTTTCCCAGAAGAAACAGAATCATTGCAGGTATGGCCGATGCTGTTATTGTAGTTGAATCCGGCACCAAAGGTGGTAGCCTGATTACTGCAGAATTAGCAAACTCCTACAACAGAGATGTTTTTGCTATTCCCGGTAATATTGATAAAGAGTATTCAAAAGGATGCAATGCCTTAATCAGAAATAATAAAGCCAACCTCATTCAGTCTTTGGCAGATATTGAGTATTTGATGGGTTGGGATAAGGAAGAGCATAAATCGATACCCAAACAAGCAAAACTTTTTGAAGAGCTCTCTGCCGATGAGCAGCTATTAGTTGACTTCCTAAAAGAAAATTCAAAAGCCGATATTGACTCCATTTGTTTTCGGTCAGGCATTAAATTAAATAAAATACCTTCTTTGCTGCTCAACCTCGAACTGAAAGGTGTGATTAAAAACTACCCGGGAAAAGTTTACGATTTAATATAA
- a CDS encoding T9SS type A sorting domain-containing protein produces the protein MKNKIIVLVFISAAIIAISAIPFAPQKVLAYHSADELDFFKTHMTPIAPGEYFLTPENCKGCHGFDTLGIANVDGNGQDVNLYDDWETSMMGLSAVDPFWRAKVSHEILTNPAHSTELQNLCITCHAPAGHYSAMFKGQQHYVMADLLGDSLGLSGVSCTACHAIGDSSSLGQLFTGQIPYDTNKVLYGPFTSPVAGPMQLYVGMTPVHSDHVSEGRFCSPCHTLLSNTVDLNGTPTGGTFIEQATYHEWLNSTYPSQPTTCQTCHMPQIEDAVILANGNIGLPGRTPFNLHQFAGANSFMVKLIKQNKTTLGVSAPDFNFDSTLAAITRMLTTQSLNVQASLVNITSDTAFIDVNLTNKAGHKFPSGYPSRRAVLQMIVTKANGDTLFTSGLFDQNYEVQNISTPFEQHHDIINSSTQNQIYEMVMGDVNSNVTTVLERAAAPLKDNRIPPAGFTTQHYAYDTCKIVGNALTDADFNKSGAVQGSGHDIVHFHIPLNSYSGTINVYTAVYYQTLPPAFLNDMSTYSSPEINTFLSMYANADKSPVKVDADTLLNISTGVKETPFTSITLSPNPTADGKIQINGLGYRSFQLEVFDQNGKKMIFSTERKNNTLELHLPQPRGIYFVRININGKIMSYKILKI, from the coding sequence ATGAAAAATAAAATCATTGTTTTAGTTTTTATATCTGCTGCTATTATTGCAATTAGTGCTATACCATTTGCTCCACAAAAAGTATTAGCCTATCATTCTGCTGATGAGCTGGATTTTTTTAAAACACACATGACACCCATCGCACCGGGAGAATATTTTCTAACTCCTGAAAACTGCAAAGGCTGTCATGGTTTTGATACCTTAGGAATAGCCAATGTAGATGGCAATGGACAAGATGTTAACCTTTATGACGATTGGGAAACTTCCATGATGGGACTTTCTGCCGTTGACCCCTTTTGGAGAGCCAAGGTTAGCCATGAAATACTTACCAACCCTGCGCATTCAACAGAATTACAAAATCTTTGTATCACATGCCATGCCCCGGCCGGCCACTATTCGGCAATGTTTAAAGGTCAGCAACATTATGTAATGGCTGATTTATTGGGAGACTCTCTCGGGCTTTCTGGCGTTAGCTGCACGGCTTGTCATGCAATAGGTGATAGTAGTAGTTTAGGTCAGCTTTTTACCGGTCAGATTCCTTATGATACCAATAAAGTTCTTTACGGCCCTTTTACATCACCTGTTGCCGGACCAATGCAACTTTATGTAGGAATGACACCCGTTCACAGCGACCATGTTAGTGAAGGTCGTTTTTGTTCGCCTTGTCATACCCTACTCTCCAATACTGTTGATTTAAACGGAACACCCACAGGCGGAACATTTATTGAGCAGGCTACCTATCATGAATGGTTAAACTCTACCTACCCTTCGCAGCCGACCACATGCCAAACATGCCACATGCCTCAGATAGAAGATGCCGTGATTTTGGCCAACGGTAATATTGGACTACCCGGACGAACGCCCTTTAATCTGCACCAGTTTGCAGGCGCCAACTCCTTTATGGTAAAACTGATAAAACAAAATAAAACCACCTTAGGTGTTTCTGCTCCGGACTTTAATTTCGATTCAACTCTGGCAGCCATAACACGAATGTTAACAACACAGTCGTTAAACGTACAAGCATCATTAGTTAACATCACTAGCGATACTGCTTTTATAGATGTGAACCTAACTAACAAAGCCGGTCATAAATTTCCAAGTGGCTACCCTTCGCGAAGAGCTGTACTACAGATGATTGTTACCAAAGCCAATGGCGACACTTTATTTACTTCAGGTTTATTTGACCAGAACTATGAGGTGCAAAATATTTCTACCCCCTTTGAACAACATCATGATATCATTAATTCATCCACACAGAATCAAATTTATGAAATGGTAATGGGTGATGTTAACAGCAATGTAACAACTGTGCTGGAACGTGCAGCCGCACCTTTGAAAGACAACCGTATTCCACCGGCCGGGTTTACCACACAACACTATGCCTACGATACTTGTAAAATTGTGGGAAATGCTTTGACTGATGCAGACTTCAATAAGAGCGGAGCCGTACAAGGTTCAGGACATGATATTGTACATTTTCACATACCATTGAATAGTTACAGTGGCACCATCAATGTTTATACTGCTGTGTACTATCAAACCTTACCACCTGCTTTTTTAAATGATATGAGTACTTATTCATCACCTGAAATAAATACTTTCCTGTCAATGTATGCCAATGCAGATAAAAGCCCTGTTAAAGTGGATGCCGACACCCTGTTGAATATTTCTACCGGTGTAAAAGAAACGCCATTTACATCAATCACTCTTTCACCCAATCCTACTGCTGACGGCAAAATTCAAATCAATGGTTTGGGATATCGTTCGTTTCAACTTGAAGTCTTTGATCAGAATGGAAAGAAAATGATTTTCAGCACCGAAAGAAAAAATAATACACTGGAACTACATCTGCCCCAACCAAGAGGAATTTATTTTGTCAGAATAAACATCAATGGAAAAATTATGTCCTATAAAATTTTAAAAATTTAA